The segment TTCTAAACTATGAGTTAGTCGATTTCGATAAAATACTTGACTTTTAGGTACGAGTAGCTGCATTTTTCCTTGTAACCGCGCTTCCAACAATGTAGGTGTCAACTGTTTTGTTAAACGCAACATATCCACAATCTTCACCTTCTTTTTCTGCGATAGAAAGCCAAGAAAGATCATCTTCTTTTGTGGCTAAAAATCCGTCTAGGCTCATACTTATATATAATATAAGTTTTCTGTTGTTCATGCTTATTTATTTTTAGAAGAGTTCTTTTTTGTGCATAGAAAGTTACGTGGTTAAACACCTAATTTAGTAAATACAAACTTGATATAAAATTTACTGATATTAAAGTAGTTAAGATTTAAAAAGTATTTTTATACGGTGTTAAAAATGAGCATTGATATCAGTTTCTAATAGACTGTTAAAGCGGGCTTTTGCAATCACAAAATCAGGGCATTTTTATGATCCTACTTTTGCATCTTTATTTGTGGTTAAAAAGTAATTGAAATCTAAAAATAATGAACAAAAAAGACTTAATTATATAATTAAGCCTTGAATGATAAGTGTACAGAACTAATAAAAAAAAGAGTTTTTTTTTAGCTCAGCTCTTTGTTAGTAAACGTTATTTTTATTTATTTTTTTATAAATTTGATTGCATTTCCGTTTTCAAATTTTAAGAAATATAAACCACTTTTTAAACTTCTAACATCTATTTCTTCATTATTATTAATTCCTTTTAGAACTTTTTGCCCTAATTGATTTATAATTATGAAACTCTCTATGTTTTCTTGGTTTGAAATGGTAATAAAGTCAGATGCAGGGTTCGGAAATATTGAAACTTCTGTATTATAACTATTAATAGAAAGAGTACTACCGCCACAATCTATTTCTAAAAAATATAAAAAATCTATTCCTGAATAGCCTGTAAAATCAGAACCATTAGTTGGTATTGCAGATCCATATGTTACAGATTTATAAAAACCGGGATTTCCTGTTGCAGTTAGGGAGAAGTTTGAATGGGCTCCAGTATCTTCATACACCGCCATAATCCAATAATCACCTGCCGGAAGCAAAGTAGCAGCTACAGGAAGAGATGTAACCCCACTAGCAACTGTACCTAAATCACTAGATGCTATTAAGTTATTAGGAACATTATTAAGATCTTCATAAACAGCCATTTGCACTCCTGATCCAGAATCATTTCCTACTAAATTCATAGATGTTAATGTACCTTCTTCCGCAAGCGTAAATTTAACGCCTAATAAGAAATCTTTACTTAGATCATCAGCTAAAAAATCATCTGATGTAGTTTCATTCCCAATATTGCAATTTTGAGAATTACCACAATCTATTTCTAAAAAATATAAAAAATCTATTCCTGAATAGCCTGTAAAATCAGAACCATTAGTTGGTATTGCAGATCCATATGTTACAGATTTATAAAAACCAGGATTTCCTGTTGCAGTTAGGGAGAAGTTTGAATGGGCTCCAGTATCTTCATACACCGCCATAATCCAATAATCACCTGCCGGAAGCAAAGTTGCAGCTACAGGAAGAGATGTAACCCCACTAGCAACTGTACCTAAATCACTAGATGCTATTAAGTTATTAGGAACATTATTAAGATCCTCATAAACAGCCATTTGTACTCCTGATCCAGAATCATTTCCTACTAAATTCATAGATGTTAATGTACCTTCTTCCGCAAGCGTAAATTTAACGCCTAATAAGAAATCTTTACTTAGATCATCAGCTAAAAAATCATCTGATGTAGTTTCATTCCCAATATTGCAATTTTGAGAATAGGTGTTTACGCTAAAAAGAATAATTAATAGAATGTAAATTTGTTTCATTTGTTAAATAATTTAATTGTTAATGTTTAAATGACAACAATGTTACGACAATACGACCCTTTTAAATAGCGTATTAATACCCTATTTTTTTAGAATAAGTATCTCTATTTAATCTTACTGAAAAGACAATATAGATTTGCCTCCCACAGTTATTTTTTATATAATTTATTTGTTAATTACTGCGCATATTGAGCGTTTACTCTAGATATTTATTACTGTGTTCTTGTAGGTGTAGCTCATTGTTCTCTTTGTTCACTTAGAGGTGTTTTTTTAATTACGGCCAATGTGTTTGTGTCAGGAAAATTTGTGAGTTTTAAGCACTTATTTAGCAGTTTTTTATATGCGGCTTCAGTTTGTTAAAAAACCTGAAAGAATAAAAGAGTTGTTTTTTGTAATTTTCTGATAGCTATTTTTATTAATAGAATTTTAAAACGTTTACAAACAACATGTTTCTTTAGTTTGTATTAAATATCTTTAGATAGAAAAAGAGGAGAACTATAATGTGTTTTAGATTTGAAGCTCCAGTGCACGTGCAAGTCCTCTCTTTCTATAAAGTTACCAAGAACTATTTGGAATTCTAGGAGTTAAATCTAACCATAAAGGAAGTAGTTAAAGCAACATATTTATTCAATTAAATGTCAAAACATGAAAAATTACAAAGAAGTCGTAGAAATTGATGTATCAAAAAAAACAATTGATGCTTATTGTTATCAAGTTCAAGTTAGCAAGGAGTGTAAGAATGATACTGTTGGTTATAAAAGCATGAAATACTTGCAGAAAATTATTGTCTCAGAGAAATACGTTGATAATGGCGACTCTGGATGGGCTTGGTATGCGGGTATATAAGCATGTTTTACAATGTATTTTTACAAGTTTAATAATCCACAGATTGGTAACCGAACTACTAAGGTTATATTTATTTTATGTTTTTTCTTTGTCCAATTAAAAATAGTCAAATAGGAATAATGAACACAATAAAGAAATACAAAATTTTG is part of the Polaribacter sp. SA4-10 genome and harbors:
- a CDS encoding T9SS type A sorting domain-containing protein, yielding MKQIYILLIILFSVNTYSQNCNIGNETTSDDFLADDLSKDFLLGVKFTLAEEGTLTSMNLVGNDSGSGVQMAVYEDLNNVPNNLIASSDLGTVASGVTSLPVAATLLPAGDYWIMAVYEDTGAHSNFSLTATGNPGFYKSVTYGSAIPTNGSDFTGYSGIDFLYFLEIDCGNSQNCNIGNETTSDDFLADDLSKDFLLGVKFTLAEEGTLTSMNLVGNDSGSGVQMAVYEDLNNVPNNLIASSDLGTVASGVTSLPVAATLLPAGDYWIMAVYEDTGAHSNFSLTATGNPGFYKSVTYGSAIPTNGSDFTGYSGIDFLYFLEIDCGGSTLSINSYNTEVSIFPNPASDFITISNQENIESFIIINQLGQKVLKGINNNEEIDVRSLKSGLYFLKFENGNAIKFIKK